AACCAAAGCCTTCAGAATGGGTACCTCCCTGAATAACAGGGTCCACCTGCAATAAGGTTCTCTCAATTTAGGGAGCTACCCAGCAAATGCAGAGAACTTTTTAAGCAAGCCCAGAGCCAGCAAAGCTGCTAGCTTAAGCTACCTTTTCCCTTCCACAGCAAGATCTTCCCTCCGAGAAGGATTTCTTTTGATGAGGCTCAGGGAAACTAAGGGTTGAGTTTGCCCTGACTCGGTATCTTTATTTGATATCGGAAGCCAGGGGctcagggcagaggcaggggcagTTTTGTTCTGAAAGGATACACAGAAACACATTCTGAGCTTGGCTTCTGTTTAAGTGGGGGTGTGGCTGTTTTCAGCAGGAAGGGTGGTGGGGTGGATAGCAAATCTCCCTGCCAACAAGGAATTGATGGATTCTTAGCCCAGAGGTCAAGTAAGCGGAGTGGCTAAGGGGCAAGGCGGTGAGCAGGAATTAGGAGAGGCTGACCTGGAGGATCTTGTCGGTGCCTGCCACTGCTCAGCTCTGCCGTTCGGAACTGTGGCCTTTCTGAGCTGCCTGCAACCTCTGGGGTTCTAGTGACAGGGAGTTACTGGCATGATTTGGCTCAGTTTGGCTTTGTGTGTGGGAAATGGTACTTTAACTTCAAGATTGTATTTGATCCTAGTTCCGTCATTGGTCTCCCAAGTTTGGCTTTGCTGTGGGGGATGAGGGCAGCCTGGGTGGGCAGGGGCCACTGTAATGTCAATAGTCATAGTAGAGGGGATGCTGATAACAATACTCATGAAAACAACAATCAAGAGAGGTGCTACTCTCAACCAGGTGTTGAACCCTCACTAGAGCTTCACTTTTATTATCTGATTTCACCCGCAAAGCAACCCTCTGGTACAGATGCCACTATCATTTCCATTTAACAGACAGTGTAGCAGAAGAGCCAGGACATTAGACGcacagaggcctgggttcaaattccagctctgcttCTTTAGCAGCTATATGAGCTTGTCATTTTACTTTCCCTCTCTAAGCTTCGGTTTTCTCATTTGTCAAGTGGAGATAATAATCTCTCCCCTTCAGTTTGAAACGAGACATTAGAAAGTGTCTGGCACATCATAGGTCCTCAGTAAACAGTGAGGAATACTATTATCAAGAAAAGAACAGGGGAATGCTAAAACTGTGGCCCTGTCTGGGCTGTGAACTAGAGCTGGGTAATCTTGAGAAAATTACTCCCTCACAATCACTTCCCTTTGTAGGGCTTGCTTGACACCAGTGGTTCTCGAAAGTGTGGTCCCTGAATCAACAGCTGTAGCATCACCCAGAAAACTGTCAGAAGTAAAAATTCTTAGGATCCACCCAGACCTAAAACTCTGGGCATGAGGCCTAGTCACTTGTGTTTCATTGAACCCTCTGgatgattctgatgcatgctcaaatttgagaaccactgatttacaAAATAGGCTGACTGAAATTAAATCAGCCCTTTAGGGCCCCTCTCAAATGCTAATAGTCAGTGCTTGTTTCTCCAAGCAGAGCGCAGAGAGCTGGCTCCCAGGAGACAGCAAAAGGCCAGAAGCAATTCTAGACTCACTTaaggcagagaaacagaggaCTACCCCTAGTGGAGTTCTCACACTGTTAGTCTTTGGATCTTGCCCTATTCTTCTTCCACATATCGTCTTGTCTCCCATTTTACTACATTTCTGTGGCATCCCCAGCGTCCTTCTCATCccatttcccttccttcctcttttgccTTATCTCCCTCTCCCTTGTGGCATGGGTGCCTCTGGGTTGTCTTGCCTTCTCCTCTGGTAGGGATGGCCAAGGTGGGAAAGTAATCTAGTGACGTGGCTAACTAACCGGTGTGTCCTGTGTCTTGCAGTGACGTGTGTGTGCAGTGGTGTCCACTCTCCCGGCACTGCAGCACTGAGAAAAGCAGCTCCATTGGCAGTATGGAGAGCCTGGAGCAACCAGGCCAAGCCACCTATGAGGGCCATCTCTTGCCCATTGACCAGAGCACATACCCCAACCAGCGTGACTCAGCCTATAGCTCCTTCTCAGCCAGCTCAAATGCCTCTGACTGTGCCCTTTCCCTCAGGCCAGAGGAGCCAGCCTCTGTGGACTGTATCGTGCAAGGCCCAGGGCCAACTAAAGCCCCTAATGGTCGCCCTAATGTGGTTGAGACCTCAGGAGGTGGCTGTCACACCAGTGGGGGTCACCTGACTGCTAGCTCCCAGATGTCATCCTGTCCACAGGAGGTCTCCCACTCAGAGCCTGCCAAGGCTGCCAGGGGTCCCCCTCAACCTCCAGTGAGGCGAGACAGTCTTCAGGCTTCCAGAGCCCAACTCTTCAATGGAGAGCAGTGCAGGGCTTCTGAGCTTATAGATTCCTTGCAACAGAAGGAGAAACCTAGCTTGGACACCATGCTATCCCCAAGGAACCCTAATAGGTTCTGCTGCCTCAGCGGGCAAGACCAAGTGACAAATGAGGGCCATCAGATCTGTGAGCTCAGCCAACCTCCTGAATCTAGCCAGAAGGGCTCTGAGCATCTACTGATGGAGGCCTCAGCCAAAGCTGTCGGAGTCCCAAAAGCATATGACAAAACTTCCAGCAAAGGTTCCAGCCCACTcaaccaggcttcagcagagCTAGCTAAGACTTCTTCTTTTGGCAGCTCTCCACTCCTCACAGGACCCACAGGGCATCGCCATAGTGCCCCTGAACAGCTGCTAGTGTCCCACTTGCAGCGTGTGCACCTCGATACTAGGGATTGCAAGGGGACAGAGCTCCAAGCTGGGCAGGATGGGCAGGAGTGGACTGTATCCCCTTTGCACATGCACAGTAGCCACACAAGCAAGAAAAGCCCATGTGCCCCTGCAGGAGGAACCCAGGACCAGCCGAGCAAAGAGAGAAAGACCAAGCCAGTGGATGATAGACCTCTGGGTTCAGGTCATCAGAGCCCAAGCTGTTCCCCACATGGAGAGGCTGACGGACACCATCCAGAAAGAGGTTTCCAGGCTCCAAACAGAGCAAGCAGAGCTGACAGTGAACTGGTCAGCCAGCAGTCCTCTGGCTCCCTTGCTCAACAAACTAGGGACTGTTCTCCAACCTCTAAAGTAGCTGGCAGCACAGAGGCAACTGAGGAAGGGGACAGTGAGCCCAAGGAGTGTGGCCGGGTGGGCAGTAAGCGAAATGGAGGGTACCGGGGCCGCTCGATCCAAAACCGGCGGAAGAGTGAACGTTTTGCTACCAATCTACGTAATGAAATTCAGAGGAGGAAGGCCCAGCTCCAGAAAGGCAAAAGTCCCTTGTCACAGCTGTGTTACACCAAGGAGCCAGTGGAAGAGACCGAGGAAACCCTGGAGAGTCCTCCACTTCCTTCCTCTAACTCAGCCCTTCTATCTTCATATAAAAAACCACCAAGCCCCAGAGACAAGCTCTTCAACAAGAGCATGATACTCAGGGCTAGGTCTTCAGAGTGCCTCAGTCAAGCCCCTGAGGGTCAAGAATCTAGGATTGGCTTGGAGGGACGAGTGAGTCCTGGCCAGAGATCTGGCCAGTCCTCTTTGAGCCAAAACACCTGGTGGAAAGCATCTGACCCATCCTCGTCAGACTCTGAGAAAGTCAGCATTCACCATGGAGTCTGTGGAGGTCGCTGGAGATGGTCACCAGAGCACAGCCTGCAGCCACATGTGGCACTAGCCGTGGAAGGCCCTTCCAACCCAGGGGACAAGGAAGTGAAAGCATCTACTGTCCAAGCTGGGGAGGAAGCCATCCTCTTGCCCTTTGCAGACAGAAGAAAGTTCTTTGAAGAGAGTAGCAAATCCTTATCTATGTCTCATTTGCCAGGTTTAACCACTCATAACAAGACTTTTACCCAGAGACCAAAACCTATTGACCAAAGCTTTCAGCCAATGAGCTCCAGCTATAGAGAATTGAGGCGCCATCCCATGGACCAATCATATCACTCCACAGACCAATCCTATCATGCCACAGACCAATCATATCATTCCATATCACCCCTTCAGTCAGAAACTCCCACTTACACAGAATGTTTTGCAAGCAAAGGTCTAGAACAATCCATGTGCTGTAAGCCACTACACTGTGGTGATTTTGATTACCACAGGACATGCTCTTACTCCTGCAATGTCCAGGGAGCTGTAGTCCATGACCCTTGCATTTATTGTTCTGGGGAAATCTGTCCTGCTTTGCGAAAGAGAAATATGATTCCAAACTGCTACAATTGCCGGTGCCACCATCACCAGTGCATCCGGTGTTCAGCTTGCTGTCATAATCCCCAGCATGGTACCCTCGAGGACAGCAGCTTGAAACCTGGCAACACTTGGAAACCCAGGAAGCCAACAGTGCAGGTAAGGACTTGGTTCTTGGATGGATGAGCTTCATTATTCTCTTTGCAAGGAGAAAGCTAggtaaataatttgaaatataacGATCATAATGCCTTAAACTTATATAGTGCTGGGTCCACCAGCTGGTATCTTACTAACTTTGGACAAGAAATCATCATTTTTATAGATAGAATAAAATAACTTTGCTTCACAAAACCAACAGAAATGGGCTTTATATCCTGACTGTATAATTGGTATCAGAGTGACCTTTTGCAAGTCATCCAACCACCAAGAGTTTCagttatgtgattttttaaagggaaaaagaattTTTACCTCATCAAATGGCCAGTGCTAAATAAAGTCTTATTACGTCATCTTTAAATAGGAGGAAAATAATGGCTGCCTTATGAATTAGTTGGATGGGTCAAATGAGTTTGTGTAACATAGAGTGCCAGGCCCAGTACCTGTTACAAAACAGcatgtacagtaagtcccctacatacaaatgaatTCCACTCTGAGAGTGTGTTCATAAGTCCACccaagttagcctaggtacctaaCTAAtgcaatcagctatatagtattGCACTGCAataagtttataatacttttcacacaagtaacacataaaaaaaacaaaaaaaataaacatttttaatcttacaggtcagtcagtaccttgaaaagtacaggagtacagtacaacagctggcatacaggggctggcatcgagtggACAGGctagagttactgactggaggtggcagaggaggtgggagatgggagagctgaaggatcgtcagcaataggagatggagggcaagctatAATTTCACTCATGCTTGACgatgatggcacaggttctggttccttgctggactCAATTCTATCTACCATCTTGAAAAAACAGTCTAGTGATGTCTAGGTAGTAGCTCTTTTATTTTCGTCATAGATGACCTGGTAGCCCTAGATTGTATTCCGAATGCCTGCTGCAACCTTTGTTGCATTCTACATTCACGTCCTGTGCTTCAAAAACTAACAAtgcctcctcaaataaagaaaatccctCTGGCATTTCCTACATCGTGTATCTCTTCAGTTATTCTTCCTCTTGTCGCTCTGCTCTCTcagttattttcacttttgttccCATCGTTACTACTTGGCACTTCTTAGCAGTactgcttttatgcttgcttctggaagtcctgggcttgaaataaagatactgtactactgtactctatacagtactgtacagtaaagtacagaaaagcacaaccacttgtagaggatgcatgCACATGACAGTGTACACCAGATATGTGAACTAACATGATTGGACATGCGAACACAGTATTTGCATCTTTAAAATTTGAATGtccatatgtaggggacttactgtattgccTTTCATTTCCTGCTTTAAAACTATTTGGAGCTGTAAAATTTGCAAATGTCTCCCAGGTTTTGCTTCCAGAGGTCTGACTTTTCTGCTCTTCTGAAGGACAAATCCTTTCCATTTGCTCCAGTCTGAAGAAGAGACCCAGGTCTAAATTGGCTGTAACTATATACCCTAGTTATGATCTACATCCCTAATGCAAGCCACCACCATCCCCCATGGTATTTCTAGAAGGACTTCCCATGTCACTGCCAGCTCACTGCCAGACTCCTTCCCCATAGCTTTCCTAGTGCCACCTTTTGGCTGGTGCATtcaaagtgaagccgctcagtcgtgtctgactctttgcgaccccatggactgtagcctaccaggcttctccatccatgggattttccaggcaagaatactggagtgggttaccatttccttctccaggggatcttcctgacccagggatcaaacccgggtctctcgcattggaggcaggtgctttaacctctaagccaccagggaagcctgaactaGAAGTTAATTCCTGTGTTGAAGTGTTGATGCATAGACTGACACTTCTGAATGACTTAGCATATGTAATTGCTCAGTACATAAGTATATGTAATTGCTCAGTACATAAGCATATGTAATGCTCAGTACCGGGCTAGGGAATCAACGCTCGGTGGCCTCTGGCAAGTGGAAAGTGCAAAAGTTCGAAAACAACAGAACCACCTATAGGATTCCGCTATTATATGTTCTGAGGCGCAAAGTNNNNNNNNNNNNNNNNNNNNNNNNNACCTTAtaaagcttcttcatctttggctgcaaagaatataatctatcttgTTTCGTTGTCAAtcattggtgatgtccatgtgtagagtcttctcttgtgttgttggaagagggtgtttgctatgaccagtgcattctcttggcagaactctattagcctttgccctgcttcattccatactccaaggtcaaatttgcctgttactccaggtgtttcttgacgtcctacttttgcattccagtcccctataatgaaaaggacatcttttttgggtgttagttctagaaggtcttgtagatcttcattaagaaccgttcaacttcagctacttcagtgttactggtcagggcatagacttggattaccgtgatattgaacggtttgccttggaaatgaacagagatcgttctgtcatttttgagactgcatccaagtactgaatttggactcttgttgaccatgatggctccttcatttcttctaagggattcctgccacagaagtagatattatgttatctgagttaaattcacccattcctgtccatcttagtttgctgattcctataatgttgatgttcactctctcatctcctgttgaccacttccaatttgccttgattcatggacctaacattccaggttcctatgcaatattgctcttgacagcatggaaccttgcttctatcaccattcctattcacaactgagtgttgtttttgcgttggctccatccattcattctttctggagttttttctccagtggtctccagtagcatactgggcacctaccgacctggggagttcatctttcagtgccctaattttttgccttttcatactgttcatatatgcattagtatatgacatttatctttctctttctgacttacttcactctgaataataggctctagcgttcatctacctcattataactgactcaaatgcactcattttatggctgagtggtattccattgtgtatgtgtaccacaatttctttatccattcatcttcaaTGGACATAGTTTGCTTCCATTTCTaggtattataaatagtgctgcaatgaacaatgagatacgtgtgtctttttaattttgttttcctcaggtATGCCTAGGAGAGGCATTGCTGGGTGATATGGTCGTTTTATTTCCTAGCTTTGAAgtatctccataccatcttccatagtggctgtatcaatttacatttccacaaaCAGT
This portion of the Capra hircus breed San Clemente chromosome X unlocalized genomic scaffold, ASM170441v1, whole genome shotgun sequence genome encodes:
- the SHROOM4 gene encoding protein Shroom4 (The sequence of the model RefSeq protein was modified relative to this genomic sequence to represent the inferred CDS: added 279 bases not found in genome assembly) produces the protein MENRPGSFQYVPVQLQGGAPWGFTLKGGLEHCEPLTVSKIEDGGKAALSQKMRTGDELVNINGTPLYGSRQEALILIKGSFRTLKLIVRRRNAPVSRPHSWHVAKLLEGCPEAATTMHFPSEAFSLSWHSGCNTSDVCVQWCPLSRHCSTEKSSSIGSMESLEQPGQATYEGHLLPIDQSTYPNQRDSAYSSFSASSNASDCALSLRPEEPASVDCIVQGPGPTKAPNGRPNVVETSGGGCHTSGGHLTASSQMSSCPQEVSHSEPAKAARGPPQPPVRRDSLQASRAQLFNGEQCRASELIDSLQQKEKPSLDTMLSPRNPNRFCCLSGQDQVTNEGHQICELSQPPESSQKGSEHLLMEASAKAVGVPKAYDKTSSKGSSPLNQASAELAKTSSFGSSPLLTGPTGHRHSAPEQLLVSHLQRVHLDTRDCKGTELQAGQDGQEWTVSPLHMHSSHTSKKSPCAPAGGTQDQPSKERKTKPVDDRPLGSGHQSPSCSPHGEADGHHPERGFQAPNRASRADSELVSQQSSGSLAQQTRDCSPTSKVAGSTEATEEGDSEPKECGRVGSKRNGGYRGRSIQNRRKSERFATNLRNEIQRRKAQLQKGKSPLSQLCYTKEPVEETEETLESPPLPSSNSALLSSYKKPPSPRDKLFNKSMILRARSSECLSQAPEGQESRIGLEGRVSPGQRSGQSSLSQNTWWKASDPSSSDSEKVSIHHGVCGGRWRWSPEHSLQPHVALAVEGPSNPGDKEVKASTVQAGEEAILLPFADRRKFFEESSKSLSMSHLPGLTTHNKTFTQRPKPIDQSFQPMSSSYRELRRHPMDQSYHSTDQSYHATDQSYHSISPLQSETPTYTECFASKGLEQSMCCKPLHCGDFDYHRTCSYSCNVQGAVVHDPCIYCSGEICPALRKRNMIPNCYNCRCHHHQCIRCSACCHNPQHGTLEDSSLKPGNTWKPRKPTVQEFPGDKWKPITGNRKTSQSGREMAHSKASFSWATAFHPCLENPALDLSNYRAVSSLDLLGDFEHSSKKAEETSVHEGESSLASMPRPLRSRAF